From a single Chlorocebus sabaeus isolate Y175 chromosome X, mChlSab1.0.hap1, whole genome shotgun sequence genomic region:
- the HMGB3 gene encoding high mobility group protein B3 isoform X2, whose translation MAKGDPKKPKGKMSAYAFFVQTCREEHKKKNPEVPVNFAEFSKKCSERWKTMSGKEKSKFDEMAKADKVRYDREMKDYGPAKGGKKKKDPNAPKRPPSGFFLFCSEFRPKIKSTNPGISIGDVAKKLGEMWNNLNDSEKQPYITKAAKLKEKYEKDVADYKSKGKFDGAKGPAKVARKKVEEEDEEEEEEEEEEEEEEDE comes from the exons ATGGCTAAAGGTGACCCGAAGAAACCAAAGGGCAAGATGTCTGCTTATGCCTTCTTTGTGCAGACGTGCAGAGAAGAACATAAGAAGAAAAACCCAGAGGTCCCTGTCAATTTTGCAGAATTTTCCAAGAAGTGCTCTGAGAGGTGgaag ACGATGTCCGGGAAAGAGAAatctaaatttgatgaaatggCAAAGGCAGATAAAGTGCGCTATGATCGGGAAATGAAGGATTATGGACCAGCTAAGGGAGGCAAGAAGAAGAAGGATCCTAATGCTCCCAAAAGGCCACC GTCTGGATTCTTCCTGTTCTGTTCAGAATTCCGTCCCAAGATCAAATCCACAAACCCCGGCATCTCTATTGGAGATGTGGCAAAAAAGCTGGGTGAGATGTGGAATAATTTAAATGACAGTGAAAAGCAGCCTTACATCACTAAGGCAGCAAAGCTGAAGGAGAAATATGAGAAG GATGTTGCTGACTATAAGTCAAAAGGAAAGTTTGATGGTGCAAAGGGTCCTGCTAAAGTTGCCCGGAAAAAggtggaagaggaagatgaagaagaggaggaggaagaagaggaggaggaggaggaggaggatgaataa
- the HMGB3 gene encoding high mobility group protein B3 isoform X1: MTAADFRGTFFHQEAFDKMEVRMAKGDPKKPKGKMSAYAFFVQTCREEHKKKNPEVPVNFAEFSKKCSERWKTMSGKEKSKFDEMAKADKVRYDREMKDYGPAKGGKKKKDPNAPKRPPSGFFLFCSEFRPKIKSTNPGISIGDVAKKLGEMWNNLNDSEKQPYITKAAKLKEKYEKDVADYKSKGKFDGAKGPAKVARKKVEEEDEEEEEEEEEEEEEEDE; encoded by the exons ATGACAGCGGCGGATTTCAGGGGCACTTTCTTTCATCAGGAGGCTTTTGACAAAATGGAAG TCAGGATGGCTAAAGGTGACCCGAAGAAACCAAAGGGCAAGATGTCTGCTTATGCCTTCTTTGTGCAGACGTGCAGAGAAGAACATAAGAAGAAAAACCCAGAGGTCCCTGTCAATTTTGCAGAATTTTCCAAGAAGTGCTCTGAGAGGTGgaag ACGATGTCCGGGAAAGAGAAatctaaatttgatgaaatggCAAAGGCAGATAAAGTGCGCTATGATCGGGAAATGAAGGATTATGGACCAGCTAAGGGAGGCAAGAAGAAGAAGGATCCTAATGCTCCCAAAAGGCCACC GTCTGGATTCTTCCTGTTCTGTTCAGAATTCCGTCCCAAGATCAAATCCACAAACCCCGGCATCTCTATTGGAGATGTGGCAAAAAAGCTGGGTGAGATGTGGAATAATTTAAATGACAGTGAAAAGCAGCCTTACATCACTAAGGCAGCAAAGCTGAAGGAGAAATATGAGAAG GATGTTGCTGACTATAAGTCAAAAGGAAAGTTTGATGGTGCAAAGGGTCCTGCTAAAGTTGCCCGGAAAAAggtggaagaggaagatgaagaagaggaggaggaagaagaggaggaggaggaggaggaggatgaataa